One segment of Anatilimnocola aggregata DNA contains the following:
- a CDS encoding cupin domain-containing protein — MTAATAKPPYELVDFAVIAPVACPCGQARRGLAEVTDYPGTIHVTEISVDAKLHYHKTLTETYYFLECEPNARMQLNDEILDVRPGTCIMIRPGTRHRALGQAKVLIVVYPKFDPHDEWFDE; from the coding sequence ATGACAGCAGCCACTGCCAAGCCTCCCTACGAGTTAGTCGATTTCGCCGTAATCGCGCCGGTCGCATGTCCCTGCGGACAAGCGCGTCGGGGCCTCGCCGAGGTCACCGACTATCCCGGCACGATTCACGTCACCGAGATCTCGGTCGACGCCAAGCTCCACTATCACAAAACGCTCACCGAGACCTATTACTTTCTCGAGTGCGAGCCCAACGCCCGCATGCAGCTGAACGACGAGATTCTCGACGTCCGCCCCGGCACCTGCATCATGATTCGCCCCGGCACGCGCCACCGCGCCCTCGGCCAGGCGAAGGTCCTGATCGTCGTCTATCCTAAGTTCGATCCACACGATGAGTGGTTCGATGAGTAA
- a CDS encoding creatininase family protein: MPSRALTEYRYEKLTWPEINDAIEEGQVCIVPCGAVEQHGPHLPLDVDLVCPGGIARGAGLEIPSKVKVLPIVAYGYTGHVMDFPGTINNDFEHFMHHVLDITKSLAYHGFKKIILLNGHGSNMPNLDLVARRTNLETDAECLVAAWWNLLTVDKEFLPSWRESKFPGGCAHACELETSLYMYLDGDNVRKDLIKNGLISFNADESPFQWVDLFGAGPATVVSWTSSYSETGVLGEAELATAEKGRRAYEEAVKQLVRFATWFKDRPKDVRRDHHRTPPTMPIPWGQRPVKQ, encoded by the coding sequence ATGCCCAGCCGTGCGTTAACCGAGTACCGCTACGAAAAGCTCACCTGGCCCGAGATCAATGACGCGATCGAAGAGGGACAGGTCTGCATCGTCCCTTGCGGCGCTGTCGAGCAGCACGGCCCACATTTGCCCCTGGATGTCGACCTGGTTTGTCCCGGCGGCATTGCCCGCGGTGCGGGACTGGAGATACCGTCGAAGGTGAAGGTGCTGCCGATTGTGGCCTACGGTTACACCGGGCACGTGATGGATTTTCCCGGCACCATCAACAACGACTTCGAACACTTCATGCACCACGTGCTCGATATCACCAAGTCGCTCGCCTATCACGGCTTCAAGAAGATCATCCTGCTCAACGGCCATGGTTCGAACATGCCGAACCTCGACCTGGTCGCGCGGCGCACAAACCTGGAGACCGATGCCGAGTGCCTCGTCGCTGCCTGGTGGAACCTGCTGACCGTCGACAAGGAATTCCTCCCCAGCTGGCGCGAAAGCAAGTTCCCTGGCGGCTGCGCCCATGCCTGCGAACTCGAGACTTCGCTCTACATGTACCTCGATGGCGACAACGTCCGCAAGGATCTGATCAAGAACGGACTCATCAGCTTTAACGCAGACGAGAGCCCATTTCAGTGGGTCGATCTATTCGGTGCGGGACCGGCGACCGTCGTCTCGTGGACTAGCAGTTACAGCGAAACCGGCGTGCTGGGCGAAGCCGAACTAGCAACCGCAGAAAAAGGTCGCCGGGCTTACGAAGAAGCAGTCAAGCAACTGGTCCGCTTTGCCACCTGGTTCAAAGATCGTCCCAAAGACGTTCGCCGCGACCATCATCGCACCCCGCCCACCATGCCAATTCCGTGGGGACAACGGCCGGTGAAGCAGTAG
- a CDS encoding DUF4139 domain-containing protein: MSQVNPWRRWLRFAALAVAAGVGPMFLASASSFAQEKEKGIDIPVKRVVMFSSGVAFFEHAGKVEGNATVDMKFNVRDINDLLKSMVLQDMGGGRISTVSYGSKVPIDRALSTFSIDLTRNPTLGDLLQQIRGEQIEIDAPTKIVGTIVGVETRRVPAGKDEVVDARFVNLLTEEGLRSVSLENVGRIKLSNARLDAELRQALLVLATGKNSDKKTVSLTFLGAGARDVNVGYVQEAPIWKTSYRLVLADDEKPFLQGWAIVENTTESDWDNVNLTLVSGRPISFVMDLYQPLYIDRPEVKPELFASLSPRTYDQDLRGADADFRRVAEDKAEKAKGYVEQEQLANRRMNLAAAAPGAPPAKPEYAMAGKRDAESLRERMDLQRGGQSMAQASDVGEMFRYQIATPVKLQRSQSAMLPIVNESVAGEKLSIYSESQHVKHPLNGLKLKNTTELHLMQGPITVFDDGAYAGDAQIQDLPPGTERLISYAMDLDTEVAPSMKQEPQKLVSVRINKGTMYTSHKNERTKSFIVKNSGKKAKKVLIEYPLQQPWTLVSPKDPEEKTRDRYRFAVAAEPGKPVTLDIKEEHTSGEQIAITNLDSNTIIFYVNSTVVSADVKKALQEVVARKTAIQAATAKRGELERQVAVIDQEQKRIRDNMAQLPKDSDLFRRYVTKFTQQEDSIDGLRTQITQALESEQKLKRELDAFLNGLDLK; encoded by the coding sequence ATGTCTCAAGTCAATCCTTGGCGGCGGTGGTTGCGGTTTGCGGCGTTGGCGGTGGCAGCTGGTGTGGGCCCGATGTTTCTGGCGAGCGCGTCCAGTTTTGCTCAGGAAAAAGAGAAGGGAATCGACATCCCTGTCAAGCGCGTGGTGATGTTCAGCTCGGGGGTGGCGTTCTTCGAACACGCGGGGAAGGTCGAAGGGAATGCGACCGTCGACATGAAGTTCAACGTCCGCGACATCAACGACCTGCTCAAGAGCATGGTGCTGCAAGATATGGGTGGCGGACGGATTTCGACCGTCAGCTATGGCAGCAAAGTGCCGATCGATCGCGCCCTGAGCACGTTTTCGATCGACCTGACCCGCAATCCGACGCTGGGCGATTTGCTGCAACAGATTCGGGGGGAGCAGATCGAAATCGACGCGCCGACGAAGATTGTCGGCACGATCGTGGGGGTCGAAACGCGCCGGGTACCGGCCGGTAAAGATGAAGTGGTCGATGCGAGGTTTGTGAACCTGCTGACCGAAGAAGGGCTGCGGAGCGTCTCGCTCGAAAACGTGGGGCGGATCAAGTTAAGCAATGCGCGGCTCGATGCGGAATTGCGGCAGGCGCTGCTGGTGCTGGCGACCGGCAAGAATTCGGACAAGAAAACCGTTTCGCTGACGTTCCTCGGCGCGGGTGCGCGCGACGTGAACGTCGGTTATGTGCAAGAGGCGCCGATTTGGAAAACCAGCTATCGCCTGGTGCTGGCCGACGACGAGAAGCCGTTTTTGCAAGGTTGGGCGATTGTCGAAAACACCACCGAATCGGATTGGGACAACGTGAACCTGACGCTGGTCAGTGGGCGCCCCATCTCGTTTGTGATGGACTTGTATCAGCCGCTGTACATCGACCGGCCGGAAGTGAAGCCGGAGTTGTTCGCCTCGCTGAGCCCGCGCACTTACGATCAGGACCTGCGCGGCGCGGATGCCGATTTTCGTCGGGTGGCGGAAGACAAGGCCGAGAAGGCAAAGGGTTACGTTGAGCAGGAACAGTTGGCCAATCGCCGAATGAACCTGGCAGCTGCGGCCCCGGGAGCTCCGCCGGCGAAGCCCGAATATGCGATGGCCGGAAAACGCGATGCCGAATCGTTGCGCGAGCGGATGGACTTGCAACGGGGCGGGCAGTCGATGGCGCAGGCTTCCGATGTGGGAGAGATGTTCCGCTATCAGATTGCGACGCCCGTCAAACTGCAGCGCAGCCAAAGCGCCATGTTGCCGATTGTGAACGAATCGGTGGCGGGCGAAAAGTTGTCGATCTATAGCGAGTCGCAACATGTCAAGCATCCGCTGAACGGGCTGAAGCTGAAGAACACGACGGAACTGCACTTGATGCAAGGGCCGATCACTGTGTTCGACGACGGAGCTTATGCGGGTGACGCGCAGATTCAAGACTTGCCCCCCGGTACCGAACGACTGATCAGTTATGCGATGGATCTGGATACTGAAGTGGCTCCGAGCATGAAGCAAGAGCCGCAAAAGCTGGTCAGCGTGCGGATCAACAAGGGGACGATGTACACGAGCCACAAAAACGAACGGACAAAGTCGTTCATCGTGAAAAACAGCGGCAAGAAGGCCAAGAAAGTGCTGATCGAATATCCGCTGCAGCAGCCCTGGACGTTGGTCTCGCCGAAGGATCCAGAAGAGAAGACTCGCGATCGCTATCGGTTTGCGGTTGCAGCTGAACCGGGCAAGCCCGTAACGCTCGACATTAAGGAAGAGCACACTTCGGGCGAGCAGATTGCGATTACGAACCTCGATAGCAACACGATCATCTTTTATGTCAACTCGACCGTGGTGAGCGCCGACGTGAAGAAGGCGCTACAAGAAGTGGTCGCGCGGAAGACGGCAATTCAAGCGGCCACTGCCAAGCGGGGCGAACTCGAACGGCAAGTGGCGGTGATCGATCAGGAGCAGAAGCGGATTCGGGACAACATGGCTCAGTTGCCGAAAGACTCCGATCTGTTCCGCCGCTATGTCACCAAGTTCACACAGCAGGAAGATAGCATCGACGGCTTGCGGACGCAGATCACGCAGGCGCTCGAAAGCGAACAGAAGCTGAAGCGGGAACTGGATGCGTTTTTGAATGGCCTGGATTTGAAGTAA
- a CDS encoding DUF6194 family protein, giving the protein MDEVELTQYITTSLAGVDVVEKDGDRYFFYDPGEQAPPDRRFPFATLVTGDRHDQFSQLDRTGIYRLNIGVSKETFRSLLGPEPFSPPAAGTVSSEYDFTAIDRWLPHPVYGSMYWVSVLNPGAATLEMMKSLLAEAYEMSSRRQGKTT; this is encoded by the coding sequence ATGGACGAAGTCGAACTGACGCAGTACATCACCACTTCGCTGGCCGGAGTGGATGTAGTCGAGAAGGACGGGGACCGATACTTTTTTTACGATCCGGGGGAGCAAGCGCCGCCAGATCGGCGATTCCCGTTTGCTACGCTCGTGACGGGTGATCGGCATGACCAGTTTTCGCAACTGGACCGGACGGGGATCTATCGCCTGAATATCGGCGTGAGTAAGGAAACGTTCCGGTCTCTGTTGGGACCGGAACCGTTTTCGCCGCCGGCAGCGGGAACGGTCAGCAGCGAATACGATTTCACTGCTATCGACCGCTGGCTGCCGCATCCGGTCTATGGCTCTATGTATTGGGTCTCGGTTTTGAACCCCGGTGCTGCCACCTTGGAAATGATGAAGAGTTTGCTGGCCGAGGCATACGAAATGTCCAGTCGGCGGCAGGGGAAAACGACGTGA